In one window of Spartinivicinus marinus DNA:
- the trxB gene encoding thioredoxin-disulfide reductase → MSEVKHAQLLILGSGPAGYTAAVYAARANLNPVLVTGIQMGGQLTTTTDVDNWPGDVEGLQGPALMERMRQHAERFNTEIVFDHIHSADLQQRPFRLKGDSGEYTCDALIIATGASAMYLGLDSEEAFKGKGVSACATCDGFFYKKQEVAVIGGGNTAVEEALYLSNIASKVTLVHRRDQFRAEKILQDKLMDKVKNGNIELVLDSTLDEVLGDDAGVTGIRVRNKHTDETTEIAVTGVFIAIGHSPNTSLFEGQLDMHNGYIKVQSGLEGNATQANIPGVYAAGDVMDHVYRQAITSAGTGCMAALDAEKFLDSLDK, encoded by the coding sequence ATGTCAGAAGTCAAACACGCCCAGTTGTTGATTTTGGGCTCTGGTCCTGCTGGTTACACGGCAGCGGTATATGCTGCACGCGCTAACTTAAATCCTGTGCTAGTGACTGGTATTCAGATGGGTGGTCAGCTGACAACAACGACAGATGTGGATAACTGGCCGGGAGATGTTGAAGGATTGCAAGGGCCTGCACTGATGGAGCGGATGCGGCAGCATGCTGAGCGGTTCAATACTGAAATTGTGTTTGATCATATTCATTCAGCTGATCTGCAACAGCGCCCATTTCGCTTAAAAGGTGATAGCGGTGAATACACTTGTGATGCCTTGATTATTGCGACAGGTGCCAGTGCCATGTATTTAGGGCTGGATAGTGAAGAGGCGTTTAAAGGGAAAGGGGTTTCAGCCTGTGCTACCTGTGATGGTTTCTTTTATAAAAAGCAAGAAGTTGCAGTGATTGGTGGTGGTAATACTGCAGTAGAAGAAGCTTTATATTTATCCAATATCGCCAGCAAAGTGACCTTGGTTCATCGTCGTGATCAATTTAGAGCTGAGAAAATCCTTCAGGATAAACTGATGGATAAGGTTAAGAATGGCAATATCGAGCTAGTGCTAGATAGTACATTGGATGAGGTGTTAGGTGACGATGCTGGTGTAACAGGCATTAGGGTTCGTAATAAGCATACAGATGAAACTACAGAAATTGCGGTAACAGGTGTGTTTATTGCGATTGGTCATTCTCCAAATACCAGTTTATTTGAAGGACAGCTGGATATGCATAATGGCTATATTAAAGTTCAAAGCGGCTTAGAGGGTAATGCAACACAAGCTAACATTCCTGGTGTTTATGCGGCGGGAGATGTAATGGATCATGTCTATCGGCAAGCGATTACATCGGCAGGAACAGGCTGTATGGCTGCATTGGATGCTGAAAAGTTTTTAGACAGTTTAGATAAGTAG
- a CDS encoding ABC transporter permease encodes MANVAQLALRLLGREWRSGELRVIMLALLVAVTATTSIGFFVDRLEKTMYRQSAELLGGDLLIGRSATAPTEWLGQAEQLQLKQTELIEFPSVVIFQEQMVLTAVKAAESPYPLVGWLTTGNTLEDTDGSKVKQVPSLGEVWLEQRLFHQLKLQLGDTIELGATQLKVTQVLLYESDRGGDFYTLAPRALMNKADLAAAEIIQPGSRVRYKWLVSGDDIQVNQLLQWLKPRLTATDKLTTLKEGRPALHKAINRAQRYLGLATLMAVLLAGVAVAIGAKHFAARHFDQVAIMRCLGGQSSLIGKLYLGQLLILALVVSAVGCVAGFILHWMFVVLMSGLLPADLPLPGFWPAYLGLLTGVVAILGFALPPIISLQQVSALRVFRRELMPPPLSSYLIYGVAFTALAVLLWQFTGEWWMTLGLLIAVAGVGLVVWFGLQWGVKTVFSRIQLLQWPLAIRLSLNHMQRQAGLTATQLLAFGLTLLAMAVILVVRTDLLTQWKQELPPKTPNYFAINIPLAEQQQVADWFDKHKIETTQLYPIIRGRLTEINGKPVKQAVSKEQQADNALNRELNLTWRDELPPRNELIAGQWWESNTTSQEVSIEQELAGRLNIKLGDQLTFTIAGQHLEATVTSYRTVNWESFQPNFYMIFPKPVLEPFAATYLTSFHLLADKQHLLAELVKQFPAITLLDVAAMLNQVRLILTQVTSAIEYVLLFILIAGLAVLYAAIKGTLADRIQEGGVMRALGASRQQIRQCQLIEFAALGGVAGLLAALGTELVCRLLYNITFDLSYQTNGWLWLSLPLLGSSIIASIGLWSSRRVITESPMVVLRES; translated from the coding sequence ATGGCTAATGTAGCTCAATTAGCATTGCGACTATTAGGCCGGGAGTGGCGCTCAGGCGAGTTGCGGGTCATTATGTTGGCTTTGCTGGTGGCAGTTACAGCAACCACCTCAATAGGCTTTTTTGTCGATAGGCTTGAAAAAACCATGTATCGACAGTCAGCAGAGTTGCTGGGAGGAGACTTGTTGATTGGTCGGTCTGCGACAGCTCCTACTGAGTGGTTGGGACAGGCTGAGCAGTTACAGCTTAAGCAAACGGAGCTGATTGAGTTTCCTAGTGTGGTGATTTTTCAGGAGCAAATGGTATTAACAGCAGTTAAGGCAGCTGAATCACCTTACCCATTAGTCGGCTGGCTAACGACCGGTAATACGTTGGAAGATACCGATGGTAGCAAGGTTAAGCAAGTGCCATCACTAGGTGAGGTCTGGCTGGAGCAGCGACTTTTCCATCAGCTTAAGTTACAGCTGGGAGATACGATTGAGCTGGGGGCTACCCAACTCAAAGTCACTCAAGTATTGCTATATGAATCGGATCGTGGAGGTGATTTTTATACCCTAGCGCCTCGAGCCCTAATGAATAAAGCGGATCTTGCGGCAGCAGAAATTATTCAGCCTGGTAGCCGAGTGCGTTATAAGTGGCTGGTGTCAGGGGATGATATTCAGGTTAATCAATTGCTTCAATGGCTAAAGCCTCGATTAACGGCAACAGATAAACTAACCACCTTAAAAGAAGGTCGACCAGCGTTGCATAAGGCCATTAATCGTGCACAGCGTTATTTGGGGTTAGCAACATTAATGGCTGTACTCTTAGCTGGCGTAGCGGTGGCGATTGGAGCAAAACACTTTGCTGCCAGGCATTTTGATCAAGTCGCTATTATGCGTTGCCTGGGAGGGCAAAGCTCGCTTATTGGTAAGCTCTATCTTGGCCAATTGTTGATCTTAGCATTGGTCGTGAGTGCTGTTGGTTGTGTGGCAGGGTTTATCTTGCACTGGATGTTTGTTGTTTTAATGTCTGGGCTACTGCCTGCCGACCTACCTTTGCCAGGCTTTTGGCCTGCTTATTTAGGGCTATTAACTGGTGTTGTAGCAATTCTTGGTTTTGCCTTACCACCGATTATTTCGCTCCAACAGGTTAGCGCGTTGCGAGTATTTCGCCGGGAGCTGATGCCGCCTCCCTTATCTTCTTACCTGATTTATGGTGTCGCTTTCACTGCACTGGCAGTATTGCTATGGCAATTTACTGGCGAGTGGTGGATGACCCTGGGGCTATTGATTGCTGTAGCGGGTGTAGGGTTAGTGGTTTGGTTTGGCTTGCAGTGGGGAGTGAAAACGGTATTTTCACGAATTCAACTATTGCAATGGCCGTTAGCTATCCGATTAAGCTTGAACCATATGCAAAGACAGGCTGGACTAACAGCAACGCAGTTGCTGGCATTTGGTTTAACGCTATTAGCAATGGCCGTTATTTTGGTAGTCAGAACGGATTTGCTTACACAATGGAAGCAAGAATTACCACCAAAAACCCCGAATTATTTTGCAATTAATATCCCCTTGGCAGAGCAGCAACAAGTCGCAGACTGGTTTGATAAACATAAGATTGAAACTACCCAGTTATATCCCATTATTCGTGGTCGGCTGACAGAAATAAATGGTAAGCCTGTTAAACAAGCAGTTTCAAAAGAGCAGCAAGCGGATAATGCATTAAATCGAGAGCTAAATTTAACTTGGCGAGATGAGCTGCCTCCCAGAAATGAACTGATAGCAGGACAATGGTGGGAGTCTAATACAACAAGTCAAGAGGTGTCTATCGAGCAGGAGCTGGCCGGACGTCTGAATATTAAGCTTGGGGATCAGCTTACGTTCACTATCGCAGGACAACATCTGGAAGCAACTGTCACTAGTTACCGCACAGTTAACTGGGAGTCTTTTCAACCCAATTTTTATATGATTTTTCCCAAGCCAGTACTTGAGCCTTTTGCTGCAACATACCTCACCAGTTTTCATTTACTGGCAGATAAACAGCACTTATTGGCAGAGCTGGTAAAGCAGTTTCCAGCTATCACGTTGTTAGATGTTGCCGCGATGTTAAATCAAGTGCGACTGATTTTGACTCAAGTCACTTCTGCCATTGAATATGTTTTGTTATTTATTTTAATTGCTGGCTTAGCAGTATTGTATGCTGCAATTAAAGGCACATTGGCAGATCGGATTCAAGAAGGGGGGGTAATGCGTGCCTTGGGTGCAAGCCGCCAGCAGATTCGTCAGTGCCAGCTAATTGAGTTTGCGGCTTTAGGTGGAGTCGCTGGGTTATTGGCAGCGTTGGGGACCGAATTGGTTTGTCGGTTATTATATAACATCACCTTTGACTTGAGTTACCAAACCAATGGCTGGCTCTGGCTTAGCTTACCTTTACTGGGCAGTAGCATTATTGCCAGCATTGGACTATGGTCAAGTCGCCGAGTGATTACTGAAAGCCCAATGGTGGTATTAAGGGAGAGTTAA
- a CDS encoding NADP(H)-dependent aldo-keto reductase → MQYHQLGNSSLNVSALCLGTMTWGEQNNQQEAFEQLDYAIDQGINFIDTAELYPVPPKAETYTKTESIIGEWIKQRANRDQFILATKVTGPGDWVSYMRLGPRLDRHNIITAAEASLARLNTDYIDLYQVHWPERQTNFFGQLNYPYSIDEQIVAIEETLSALNELVISGKVRHIGISNETPWGAMQYLQLAEKHGMAQVVSIQNPYNLLNRTFEIGLAEFAHREQLSLLAYSPMAFGALSGKYLHGAKPANARLTLFSRFARYSNPQAIKATEQYVAIAKQHNLDPAQMALAFVSSRPFVTSNIIGATSMEQLKANIASINLTLADEVLEEIEAVHTEQPNPAP, encoded by the coding sequence ATGCAATATCACCAATTAGGTAACAGTAGTCTTAACGTGAGTGCACTTTGTTTAGGCACCATGACTTGGGGAGAACAAAACAATCAACAAGAAGCATTTGAACAACTAGACTATGCAATCGACCAAGGCATTAACTTTATTGATACTGCCGAGCTTTACCCCGTCCCGCCTAAAGCAGAAACCTACACTAAAACAGAAAGTATCATTGGTGAATGGATAAAGCAGCGCGCTAACCGGGATCAGTTTATCCTGGCAACTAAAGTCACGGGGCCTGGTGACTGGGTAAGCTATATGCGCCTGGGGCCAAGGCTGGATAGACACAATATTATCACAGCAGCTGAAGCCTCTCTTGCTCGCTTAAATACCGACTACATCGATTTATATCAAGTTCACTGGCCCGAACGGCAAACTAACTTCTTTGGCCAGCTCAACTACCCTTACTCTATCGATGAACAAATCGTTGCTATTGAAGAAACCCTTTCAGCGCTGAATGAGCTAGTCATAAGTGGAAAGGTTCGGCATATTGGCATATCAAACGAAACACCTTGGGGTGCCATGCAGTATTTACAGCTAGCTGAAAAACATGGAATGGCTCAAGTGGTATCTATCCAGAACCCTTACAACCTGCTAAATCGAACCTTTGAAATTGGCCTGGCAGAATTTGCTCATCGTGAACAACTTAGCTTGCTCGCCTACTCTCCTATGGCATTTGGTGCGCTAAGTGGCAAATATTTACATGGTGCGAAACCCGCTAATGCTCGCTTGACGCTATTTAGCCGGTTTGCTCGTTATTCCAACCCTCAAGCAATTAAAGCGACAGAGCAATATGTCGCAATTGCCAAGCAACATAATCTAGATCCTGCCCAAATGGCTTTAGCGTTTGTCAGCAGCCGTCCATTTGTTACCAGTAATATTATTGGTGCCACCAGCATGGAACAGCTAAAAGCCAATATTGCTAGCATTAACTTAACGCTAGCAGATGAGGTGCTAGAGGAAATAGAAGCGGTTCATACTGAACAACCGAACCCCGCACCTTAA
- the rplM gene encoding 50S ribosomal protein L13 produces MKTYTAKPETVKRDWYVVDASGKTLGRLATEIALRLRGKHKPEYTPHVDTGDYIVVVNAEKVHVTGNKAKAKLYHRHTGYPGGLRTMNFEKLIDHAPERIIEKAVKGMLPKGPLGRVMYSKLKVYAGAEHKHAAQQPLVLEI; encoded by the coding sequence ATGAAAACTTATACTGCAAAACCAGAAACTGTAAAGCGTGACTGGTACGTAGTAGACGCTTCAGGGAAAACTCTGGGTCGTCTAGCAACTGAAATTGCGCTGCGGCTACGTGGTAAACACAAGCCTGAGTACACACCACATGTGGACACAGGTGATTACATTGTGGTCGTTAACGCTGAAAAAGTGCATGTCACTGGTAATAAAGCGAAGGCTAAACTGTATCATCGTCATACAGGTTATCCTGGCGGTTTGCGTACCATGAACTTTGAAAAGCTGATTGATCATGCGCCAGAGCGTATCATCGAAAAAGCTGTTAAAGGTATGTTGCCAAAAGGTCCGTTGGGCCGGGTTATGTACAGCAAGCTGAAAGTTTATGCTGGTGCCGAGCACAAGCATGCAGCTCAACAACCTCTAGTTTTGGAAATTTAA
- a CDS encoding YhcB family protein — translation METANLIWFILGVMVGASLLYMFNFMTSNNSKSNKLENQLQQTQNELNSYHESVNEHFNQTRELVNKLTETYKDLNQHIANSAATLCDIETQQGASDALLATEALVSGKKPEADEPHDAIEPPKDYAPKKHPKEKGTLSEDFGVIRQENPSLS, via the coding sequence GTGGAAACAGCAAATCTCATTTGGTTTATTTTAGGAGTGATGGTGGGTGCCTCACTGCTGTATATGTTTAACTTCATGACAAGCAACAACAGCAAAAGTAATAAGCTGGAAAACCAGCTGCAGCAAACACAAAATGAGCTAAATAGCTATCACGAAAGCGTTAATGAGCACTTTAACCAAACTCGCGAGCTTGTTAACAAACTCACTGAAACCTATAAAGACCTTAACCAGCATATCGCAAACTCTGCCGCTACATTATGTGATATAGAAACGCAGCAAGGTGCTAGTGATGCTCTCCTGGCTACTGAGGCCTTAGTTTCAGGCAAAAAGCCAGAAGCAGATGAGCCCCATGATGCAATTGAGCCACCTAAAGATTATGCACCCAAAAAACATCCAAAAGAAAAAGGTACACTTTCAGAAGACTTTGGGGTCATAAGACAAGAAAACCCCTCTTTATCATAA
- the rpsI gene encoding 30S ribosomal protein S9: MSTAQYYGTGRRKSSTARVFLKTGGGAIEVNGRPLDEYFGRKTARMVVRQPLEVVEMLENFDIKVTVKGGGGSGQAGAIRHGITRALIEYNEEFRSSLRKAGYVTRDAREVERKKVGLRKARKRPQYSKR, encoded by the coding sequence ATGTCTACGGCTCAATACTACGGAACTGGTCGTCGCAAATCTTCGACTGCTCGTGTTTTCCTGAAAACTGGAGGCGGTGCTATCGAAGTTAATGGTCGCCCATTAGATGAATACTTCGGTCGTAAAACTGCTCGGATGGTTGTTCGTCAGCCTCTTGAAGTTGTTGAGATGTTGGAAAACTTCGACATCAAAGTAACAGTAAAAGGTGGGGGTGGTTCTGGCCAGGCTGGAGCGATTCGTCACGGGATTACTCGTGCTTTGATTGAGTATAACGAAGAATTTCGTTCATCTTTACGTAAGGCGGGTTATGTGACTCGTGATGCACGTGAAGTTGAGCGTAAGAAAGTGGGTCTACGCAAAGCGCGTAAGCGTCCACAGTACTCAAAGCGTTAA
- a CDS encoding Yip1 family protein, translated as MILFNHIWGLFAHPKEEYDLIRKETLANKKYYLLHVFILAAIPSVSSYYGATTVGWSIGTLDKVIIDHQSALLMSVAGYMAILAGIVFMGLFIHWMAKTYGTKPSYTKCIVFAGYTATPIFFVGLLALYPNTALYLIGSIIGVAYTVYLLYVGLPRMMTIPEEQGFLFATSVVCVGLVLLVTMKVITALFWGMGFGPGFDVSI; from the coding sequence ATGATCTTGTTTAATCATATTTGGGGTTTATTTGCTCACCCTAAAGAAGAATATGATCTTATTAGAAAAGAGACATTAGCCAATAAAAAATATTACTTACTGCATGTCTTTATTTTAGCGGCTATCCCGTCAGTAAGTTCTTATTATGGTGCTACTACTGTAGGCTGGTCGATTGGTACTTTGGATAAAGTTATTATTGATCACCAAAGTGCTTTATTGATGTCTGTCGCCGGTTATATGGCCATTTTAGCTGGAATTGTATTTATGGGGCTATTTATCCATTGGATGGCAAAAACCTATGGAACCAAACCAAGCTATACCAAATGTATCGTTTTTGCTGGCTATACGGCAACGCCTATATTCTTTGTTGGTCTGTTAGCGCTTTATCCTAATACAGCCTTGTATTTAATTGGCTCGATTATTGGAGTCGCTTATACCGTTTATTTGCTTTATGTGGGTTTACCCAGAATGATGACAATCCCTGAAGAGCAAGGCTTTCTATTTGCTACTTCTGTAGTGTGTGTTGGCTTGGTATTGCTAGTGACAATGAAAGTAATAACCGCACTGTTTTGGGGAATGGGATTTGGGCCGGGGTTTGATGTGAGTATTTAG
- the cysZ gene encoding sulfate transporter CysZ gives MLGTQQFFQGLKLISQPGLRKFVVFPLLLNICVFTIALILLFSQFGALISWLIGDLPSWLIWLEYLLWPFFAITALLLVFFTFSILGNIIASPFHGFLAEAVEKKITNNQNEEEFSWQQLAVVVPKAIGRELRKLLYYLPWLVILLLITITPVLNIIAPFAWFAYSTWMLSVQYVDYAADNNGVGFKEMIDQLKQSRTNALTFGGTVYLLMFIPLVNFLVIPAAVAGGTVMWVELNRKKI, from the coding sequence ATGCTAGGAACCCAACAGTTTTTTCAAGGACTAAAGCTCATCAGCCAGCCAGGGCTCAGAAAATTTGTCGTTTTCCCCCTGCTACTTAATATTTGTGTGTTTACCATTGCCCTTATTTTATTATTTAGCCAGTTTGGTGCCTTGATAAGCTGGTTAATTGGCGACCTGCCAAGTTGGCTAATCTGGTTAGAATATTTATTATGGCCTTTTTTTGCGATTACTGCCCTTTTGCTGGTATTTTTCACCTTTAGTATACTAGGCAATATCATCGCATCACCTTTTCATGGTTTTCTGGCTGAAGCCGTTGAAAAGAAGATTACCAACAATCAAAACGAAGAAGAGTTTAGCTGGCAGCAACTGGCCGTTGTTGTGCCGAAAGCGATCGGTCGTGAGCTACGTAAATTGTTGTATTATTTACCCTGGCTGGTTATTCTCCTGCTGATCACCATAACGCCTGTGCTGAATATTATCGCCCCATTTGCCTGGTTTGCCTACAGCACCTGGATGCTTTCAGTTCAGTATGTTGACTATGCAGCAGACAATAATGGCGTTGGCTTTAAAGAAATGATTGATCAACTTAAACAAAGTCGTACCAATGCCCTAACCTTCGGTGGCACTGTTTATTTATTGATGTTTATCCCACTTGTTAACTTTTTAGTCATACCTGCCGCAGTAGCTGGTGGTACAGTAATGTGGGTGGAGTTAAATCGGAAAAAAATATAA
- the zapE gene encoding cell division protein ZapE — MTPWERYQQDLLRDDFSYDAEQEKAVKHLQRLYDDLIAAQQEQSMPVTGWLKWFSQKKPIEPCQGLYFWGGVGRGKTYLVDTFFDSLPFENKMRTHFHRFMQRVHQELKTLKGEKNPLTIVAKRLSDEACVICFDEFFVSDITDAMILGGLFEQLFANGVTLVATSNIVPNELYKDGLQRQRFLPAIELVEKYTEVVNVDSGIDYRLRVLEQAEIYHYPLSAEATASMEDSFNRLVPDKAHISENEALIIEGRPITALKCCDDVAWFSFTELCDGPRSQNDYIELAKIFQTVLLSDIPQLTTNRDDQARRFVNLIDEFYDRNVKVIMSAEVAIPDIYQGTQLTFVYERTTSRMLEMQSHEYLGRAHKA, encoded by the coding sequence ATGACACCTTGGGAGCGCTATCAACAAGACTTGCTTCGAGATGACTTCAGTTATGATGCAGAGCAGGAAAAGGCAGTAAAACACTTACAACGGCTTTATGACGATCTAATTGCCGCGCAGCAAGAGCAGTCTATGCCGGTAACAGGCTGGTTGAAATGGTTTAGTCAAAAAAAGCCCATTGAGCCCTGCCAGGGGTTGTACTTCTGGGGTGGGGTTGGTCGAGGAAAGACGTATCTGGTGGATACTTTCTTTGATAGTCTGCCATTCGAAAATAAAATGCGTACACATTTTCACCGGTTTATGCAACGGGTGCATCAAGAATTAAAAACCTTGAAAGGTGAAAAAAACCCATTAACCATCGTGGCTAAGCGACTTAGTGATGAAGCTTGTGTAATTTGCTTTGACGAGTTTTTTGTATCGGATATTACTGATGCAATGATTTTAGGTGGGTTGTTTGAGCAATTGTTTGCTAACGGGGTTACTTTGGTAGCAACGTCAAACATTGTACCTAATGAGTTGTATAAAGATGGTCTGCAGCGTCAGCGTTTTTTACCTGCAATTGAGCTGGTAGAAAAATACACCGAAGTAGTGAATGTCGATAGCGGTATTGATTATCGGTTGCGAGTTTTAGAGCAGGCAGAAATTTATCATTATCCATTGAGCGCTGAAGCAACAGCCAGTATGGAAGATAGCTTTAATCGATTGGTGCCAGATAAAGCACATATCAGTGAAAACGAAGCATTAATCATAGAAGGGCGGCCAATTACTGCATTGAAGTGCTGTGATGATGTTGCCTGGTTTAGTTTTACAGAGCTGTGTGATGGACCGCGAAGCCAGAATGATTACATTGAGTTGGCTAAGATTTTTCAGACAGTGTTACTTAGTGATATACCGCAACTGACAACTAATAGAGATGATCAGGCGCGTCGGTTTGTTAATTTAATTGATGAGTTTTACGACCGTAACGTCAAAGTAATTATGTCAGCTGAAGTGGCAATTCCGGATATTTATCAGGGAACTCAGTTAACGTTTGTTTATGAAAGAACCACTAGCAGGATGCTGGAAATGCAGTCTCATGAGTATCTTGGGCGAGCGCATAAGGCTTAA